A section of the Anoplopoma fimbria isolate UVic2021 breed Golden Eagle Sablefish unplaced genomic scaffold, Afim_UVic_2022 Un_contig_8332_pilon_pilon, whole genome shotgun sequence genome encodes:
- the LOC129116348 gene encoding WAS/WASL-interacting protein family member 3-like, with the protein MNQSERFLASPLRTIGACSTLTAESVEGFGGLEVGTQPDAPAVQPEASQEEDPGLGTSAHGAAEGAARRPQARRRGSSSSMRPQDHPFLQLQQTGFDMLERELAGMRRNTNTRLDRVAMLLRPLGRIASSLDRIATAMERAWPPNDPPPPPVVPLPPPVVPLPPPVVPLPPPIPSPSTSSTRSTSSVATLICWIPPRQA; encoded by the exons atgaaccaatcagagcgtTTTCTCGCATCCCCTTTAAGAACGATCGGCGCATGTTCAACACTGACCGCTGAAAGTGTTGAGGGTTTTGGGGGCTTAGAGGTCGGCACCCAACCCGATGCACCAGCTGTCCAACCCGAag CTTCTCAGGAAGAAGACCCTGGCCTCGGGACCAGTGCGCACGGGGCAGCTGAGGGAGCCGCGCGGCGCCCTCAAGCAAGACgccgtggcagcagcagcagcatgagacCGCAGGACCACCCgttcctgcagctccagcaaaCCGGGTTCGACATGCTGGAGCGGGAGCTGGCCGGGATGCGGCGAAACACCAACACCCGTCTGGACCGGGTGGCGATGTTGCTGCGGCCTCTCGGGCGCATCGCCTCAAGTTTGGACCGGATTGCGACAGCAATGGAACGTGCATGGCCCCCAAACgacccacctcctccccctgttgtgccccttcctccccctgttgtgccccttcctccccctgttgtgccccttcctccccccATTCCATCTCCGTCCACCAGCTCCACCAGGAGCACATCCAGCGTCGCCACCCTCATTTGTTGGATCCCGCCGAGGCAGGCGTAA